In the Candidatus Hydrogenedentota bacterium genome, ATCTTGGCTACGGCGATCTCGGCTGCTATGGACAGCAGTTGATCGAAACTCCAAACATCGACCGATTGGCCAAAGAAGGCCTATTGTTCCACCAAGCATACGCAGGCGCCCCCGTATGCACCCCTTCCCGATGCGCGCTCATGACCGGGCTGCACAACGGGCACGCGGCGGCGCGCGACAATGTCCCGCATTACCCCACCTACCTCGAACAAGATGACGTAACAGTTGCCGAGATGCTCAAGAAGGCAGGCTACCACTGTGGCGGCGTTGGCAAATGGTCGCTCGGAGATGCCGGAACCGTGGGCCGCGCCACGAACAAGGGCTTTGACATGTGGTTGGGGTATCTCAACCAAGACCATGCCCACTATTATTACACCGAGTACCTCGACGACAACGACGGGCGGCTCGAATTAACAGGCAACACAGAGTCGCGGAAAGACTACAGCCACGACCTGTTCGTCGAGCGGGCACTCACGTACATCCGCGAGAACAAGGACGTTCCGTTCTTTCTCTATGGGGCCTTCACGCTGCCACACTTTTCGGCAGAAGACGAAGATCCCGACGGACTCACCGTTCCTTCCATCGAACCCTACGATGACAAGGACTGGGATGTGCGCTCGAAAAAATACGCGGCCATGATCCACATGCTCGACCGCGACGTCGGCCGCATCACCTCTTTAATCGACGAACTCGGCCTCACGCGCGACACGCTTGTCATCTTCACGAGTGACAACGGAGGGAACGACAACGTGCCCGCGCGCTTCGATACCAGCGGCCCGTTTCGCGGTTTCAAACGCGACCTCAGCGAAGGCGGTA is a window encoding:
- a CDS encoding sulfatase-like hydrolase/transferase, yielding MKRRNFLKTVGMAAAALAIQDEARGAESSDSSSPSRRRQPNIVLLMADDLGYGDLGCYGQQLIETPNIDRLAKEGLLFHQAYAGAPVCTPSRCALMTGLHNGHAAARDNVPHYPTYLEQDDVTVAEMLKKAGYHCGGVGKWSLGDAGTVGRATNKGFDMWLGYLNQDHAHYYYTEYLDDNDGRLELTGNTESRKDYSHDLFVERALTYIRENKDVPFFLYGAFTLPHFSAEDEDPDGLTVPSIEPYDDKDWDVRSKKYAAMIHMLDRDVGRITSLIDELGLTRDTLVIFTSDNGGNDNVPARFDTSGPFRGFKRDLSEGGIRAPFIARWPGVVPMGKTSDEIVAFWDMLPTFAELAGAQPPPHIDGTSITHALRGGNVEKSHEYLYWDYGHCRDRYDQAVRMGKWKGIRLGRESEIQLYDLEKDLGETNNVAAEHAEVITKIESIMNKAVEPNPRYPIGTIYKGSPLWKKEVKGQ